TTACTATTACATTATTTAAATAAGTAGTGGCATTAGTAAAAACTGAAAAATACTCCTTTTAAAAAAGTCACTTCCAATTATGTAAATTATATTCGACTTAAATATTGCATCATGTAAAAAATTAATGGAATTAGTGAAGACTGATAATTTCCAATTGCCTTTTTTTGGGGCCTTCATGCAGCCAACCCAACAACTAAGCACGACTCTTAAAGATACCCAACTTAGAAAGTTGTGATGGCACGCGGAGATGCATCACCACCGGGTTCCAGAGGTCACGTCCATCTCAGCTGCCTCATCGCTTTCGAATCCTCCGAAGGATAAGAGAGAGACGGGGAGAGACGAGAGGTGCTCAAATTTCCGATGTGGGCTGTCCTCGATTCAAGATCACAAGCTGCGCAATCCTAATACGCCATCGATGTCTCTAGCCTTTTAGTCCATGATTCCGGGGCGTCGGAATTGATTGAGAGGTATCGGCGAAGGCATAGACACCCCGATTCGGATCGCCCGCCCTCCCGGTGAGCTGTGGTAACGAAATGTTCCCTGCTTTCTGTGGAATATTCTATTGTTATTCGTGTGGCCTATACGGCTGAGGGAGAGAGGAGCCATCGTGGTGGGGCTTTGGTCTTTTGTGCGACGTGTTGATCGTGGGAAGAAAGACTTCAGTTTTattgcttttattttttttgtttgtctCGTGTAAGCCTTCTATTTCTGCGGTGTGGACGTGTTCTATATTTTCTCGGTCATTAAAAATCAGATTTTGATGGGAAAAGGAGAACGAAGGTGGAAGAATTAGCTATGGAGCGGCTTCTTTTGGTGCGTTGGTTTTGTATCTGTTTCCTTAGGTCCTTTCTTTGATTCAAGAAGGTTCTCCTTTTTTGCCATTTAACTTGGAGTACCGTATGGGCGTGATCTTCTAAACTGAACAAAATATGTATCAGAACATAGTCGTTTGGATGTTTCTTTCCATCTGAGTCTCCTCAAATCTGGGTTTGTTCGAACCGAGTATGAGAGAATGATCAAATCTCTTTAAAGTTTTGTGTGTTTAGTGGAGATTTGTGTTCCCCCGCAACAGTAACTCGGTGTATTTTGCCTTTTGGTGCTTATTAGTGTGTTGCTTCTTTTCTTTATTCCTAAAAGACAACTTTGTGTTTACTTGGCCTCAAAAATGTTTTGATCTTGgaccagaagaagaagaaaagatagcTCCCTCCACCGTTTCTGGTCATGTCATTCATAGTGTGTTTTCATTGATAACTACTGTTTTCCCAGGTGGGTTTCTTACATATTTCATAGAAACGTTTCAAGGAAAAATCCTGTTGTTACTATATGTCTTGTCAGTGCTTCTGAGATTGTCTCTTCTCACGATGGTCTCAGGTTTGAGCTTGTCTAATTGTGCTTACTGTAACATTCTTTCGAAGCCAGGCCAGTAGAATCATGTATTTTGTTTGATTAGGATAGACTAGCCTTTGCAACTGATTTCAGCAAAGAATGATATATCTTTCAGATGTTTCTGGTTTTTCTGTAACTTAACTGCTAGTGCAAGTAGTGAATTATGGATTAGCTCGAgagaatacttttttttttttttgtcctatgATTCATTTTTGTTTCTGTGAATTGTTAATCAGTTTTCCTGAATTGCCGGATGCAGATGATTAGCTTTAGTTTTGCTTGGGCTGATATGTTAAACTCTGTTTCTAATAGATCCATGGCCCAATTACGAGACTAATTTGAGAAGGCATTTCTTGGAGGATGCAATCCAAGGATGGAGAGTTGTGATCCTGCCACTATGGATCAGCCATCCAGTCCTGGTCGGAAGATTATCCTGCACCCCCTCTATGTTCCAAAGTCACCACCTTGGTTTGATCTGAGGGTATTTTATGTAAGGGTGAGCAATTGCCAGATTGATGAATCAACTCCTGAGCATCTTACAGTTCATCACATTCCGCTTACTCCCGACACCATCCTCGAAGTGAATGGTAGAAGAAGTAGCATTTACTCTGATTATGTTTCTTCTTCACTTCGAAGGGATAGGGTTGATAAGAGAGCGGAAGAAGCTACATTTGTTAGCACAGATAGCATTAGGATGACTGGAAGTATCAGATTTGAGGTCTATGATAGAGATTGTCTAGTGCTTGCTGGTATCCTGGAACTGTGTAATTCTAATGGTTTTAGTGGGGACACAAAGAAACACAACAAAAAGTGGAGCATGAATTGTCAATCTGTAATTTTGACTGGCATGAGCTTTCTAAAGAACAAACAGATTATGAGTGTGGAGATTAATTTGCCTATGATCGAGGTATACGTTGCTGGTCTTTTCTCTGGTGCTCCCATTGTCTTGACCAAGACTCTTCAGCTTGGTTTTCTTAAGAAGCATCAGATGAAGGTTATGCTGGATTCCATTCCAGAGGATGATACAATGGAACTGAAGAAAGAAATGGCATCTGAGGATGGTTTTGAGGTACCTGTCTTTATTGTTTGCATTTCTCTACGTCTTTACAAATGATAGAGTACATCATATTTTCTTAACGTTACTGTGAGTGGATAATTTGCTCTCATTTTAGAGTTGTCAGTTGTTTCTGATTATTATTCAGAAGA
Above is a genomic segment from Musa acuminata AAA Group cultivar baxijiao chromosome BXJ3-4, Cavendish_Baxijiao_AAA, whole genome shotgun sequence containing:
- the LOC135583669 gene encoding uncharacterized protein At1g01500-like — its product is MESCDPATMDQPSSPGRKIILHPLYVPKSPPWFDLRVFYVRVSNCQIDESTPEHLTVHHIPLTPDTILEVNGRRSSIYSDYVSSSLRRDRVDKRAEEATFVSTDSIRMTGSIRFEVYDRDCLVLAGILELCNSNGFSGDTKKHNKKWSMNCQSVILTGMSFLKNKQIMSVEINLPMIEVYVAGLFSGAPIVLTKTLQLGFLKKHQMKVMLDSIPEDDTMELKKEMASEDGFELSEYRGYKQETDLDMDYDEMYTKAEYLEGEDGELLWFNAGVRVGVGIGLGVCLGIGIGVGLLVRTYQAATRNFKRRLG